One stretch of Sander vitreus isolate 19-12246 chromosome 16, sanVit1, whole genome shotgun sequence DNA includes these proteins:
- the ark2ca gene encoding E3 ubiquitin-protein ligase ARK2C isoform X1, with the protein MVLVHVGYLVLPVFGSVRNRGAHFTRHQHSHATSCRHFHLGAPQVPISAEFPLGHTSQPPQTGLATHLPPAHHPSLTALPAPPQFQDVPGPPFLPQALHQQYLIQQQLLEAQHRRILPHSRRTQERIPLNPHRLRSGYEYSPALHVPQPMTQQQQQRYLAEGTDWDLSVDAGLPHHQYQLQQLPQHYQHYLASPRMHHFPRNTSSAQVVVHEIRNYPYPQLHLLALQSLNPSRHATAVRESYEELLQLEDRLGSVSRGAVQTTIERFTFPHKYKKRKPLQLKIAEEEETDVDEKCTICLSMLEDGEDVRRLPCMHLFHQGCVDQWLATSRKCPICRVDIETQLNPDS; encoded by the exons ATGGTGTTAGTACATGTTGGATATCTGGTTCTCCCCGTCTTCGGCTCAGTTAGAAATAGAG GAGCACACTTCACCAGGCATCAACACAGCCATGCTACCTCCTGCCGACACTTTCACCTGGGCGCTCCCCAGGTGCCCATCTCAGCAGAGTTCCCTCTAGGACATACCAGCCAGCCACCTCAGACAGGCCTGGCCACCCACCTGCCCCCGGCACACCACCCATCCCTCACTGCCCTGCCTGCACCCCCTCAGTTCCAGGATGTGCCGGGGCCTCCATTCCTACCTCAGGCCTTACACCAGCAATACCTCAtccagcagcagcttcttgaaGCGCAGCACCGCAGGATTCTCCCACACTCAAG AAGAACCCAGGAGCGTATTCCCCTGAACCCTCACCGACTGCGCTCAGGCTATGAGTACTCTCCTGCCCTCCATGTTCCCCAGCCAatgacacagcagcagcagcagcggtacCTGGCCGAAGGCACAGACTG gGATCTCAGTGTTGATGCCGGCCTCCCTCACCACCAGTACCAGCTCCAGCAGCTTCCACAGCACTATCAGCATTACCTGGCCTCCCCTCGAATGCACCACTTCCCCAGGAACACATCCTCTGCACAAGTG GTTGTGCATGAAATCAGAAACTACCCGTACCCCCAGCTGCACCTGTTGGCACTGCAAAGTCTGAATCCTTCGAGGCACGCCACCGCTGTGCGAGAAAGTTATGAG GAGCTGTTGCAGTTGGAGGACCGGCTGGGGAGTGTCAGCAGAGGAGCTGTTCAGACAACCATAGAGAGATTCACCTTTCCACACAAATACAAGAAG AGAAAGCCCCTGCAGTTGAAGAttgcggaggaggaggaaacagaTGTGGATGAGAAGTGTACCATCTGTTTGTCCATGCTGGAGGATGGAGAGGACGTCAG GAGATTGCCCTGCATGCACCTCTTCCACCAGGGCTGTGTAGACCAATGGCTGGCCACCAGCAGGAAGTGTCCGATCTGTCGAGTTGACATTGAAACACAGCTGAACCCTGACAGCTGA
- the ark2ca gene encoding E3 ubiquitin-protein ligase ARK2C isoform X2, with the protein MVLVHVGYLVLPVFGSVRNRGAHFTRHQHSHATSCRHFHLGAPQVPISAEFPLGHTSQPPQTGLATHLPPAHHPSLTALPAPPQFQDVPGPPFLPQALHQQYLIQQQLLEAQHRRILPHSRRTQERIPLNPHRLRSGYEYSPALHVPQPMTQQQQQRYLAEGTDWDLSVDAGLPHHQYQLQQLPQHYQHYLASPRMHHFPRNTSSAQVVVHEIRNYPYPQLHLLALQSLNPSRHATAVRESYELLQLEDRLGSVSRGAVQTTIERFTFPHKYKKRKPLQLKIAEEEETDVDEKCTICLSMLEDGEDVRRLPCMHLFHQGCVDQWLATSRKCPICRVDIETQLNPDS; encoded by the exons ATGGTGTTAGTACATGTTGGATATCTGGTTCTCCCCGTCTTCGGCTCAGTTAGAAATAGAG GAGCACACTTCACCAGGCATCAACACAGCCATGCTACCTCCTGCCGACACTTTCACCTGGGCGCTCCCCAGGTGCCCATCTCAGCAGAGTTCCCTCTAGGACATACCAGCCAGCCACCTCAGACAGGCCTGGCCACCCACCTGCCCCCGGCACACCACCCATCCCTCACTGCCCTGCCTGCACCCCCTCAGTTCCAGGATGTGCCGGGGCCTCCATTCCTACCTCAGGCCTTACACCAGCAATACCTCAtccagcagcagcttcttgaaGCGCAGCACCGCAGGATTCTCCCACACTCAAG AAGAACCCAGGAGCGTATTCCCCTGAACCCTCACCGACTGCGCTCAGGCTATGAGTACTCTCCTGCCCTCCATGTTCCCCAGCCAatgacacagcagcagcagcagcggtacCTGGCCGAAGGCACAGACTG gGATCTCAGTGTTGATGCCGGCCTCCCTCACCACCAGTACCAGCTCCAGCAGCTTCCACAGCACTATCAGCATTACCTGGCCTCCCCTCGAATGCACCACTTCCCCAGGAACACATCCTCTGCACAAGTG GTTGTGCATGAAATCAGAAACTACCCGTACCCCCAGCTGCACCTGTTGGCACTGCAAAGTCTGAATCCTTCGAGGCACGCCACCGCTGTGCGAGAAAGTTATGAG CTGTTGCAGTTGGAGGACCGGCTGGGGAGTGTCAGCAGAGGAGCTGTTCAGACAACCATAGAGAGATTCACCTTTCCACACAAATACAAGAAG AGAAAGCCCCTGCAGTTGAAGAttgcggaggaggaggaaacagaTGTGGATGAGAAGTGTACCATCTGTTTGTCCATGCTGGAGGATGGAGAGGACGTCAG GAGATTGCCCTGCATGCACCTCTTCCACCAGGGCTGTGTAGACCAATGGCTGGCCACCAGCAGGAAGTGTCCGATCTGTCGAGTTGACATTGAAACACAGCTGAACCCTGACAGCTGA
- the ark2ca gene encoding E3 ubiquitin-protein ligase ARK2C isoform X3 — translation MDEIFCLGAHFTRHQHSHATSCRHFHLGAPQVPISAEFPLGHTSQPPQTGLATHLPPAHHPSLTALPAPPQFQDVPGPPFLPQALHQQYLIQQQLLEAQHRRILPHSRRTQERIPLNPHRLRSGYEYSPALHVPQPMTQQQQQRYLAEGTDWDLSVDAGLPHHQYQLQQLPQHYQHYLASPRMHHFPRNTSSAQVVVHEIRNYPYPQLHLLALQSLNPSRHATAVRESYEELLQLEDRLGSVSRGAVQTTIERFTFPHKYKKRKPLQLKIAEEEETDVDEKCTICLSMLEDGEDVRRLPCMHLFHQGCVDQWLATSRKCPICRVDIETQLNPDS, via the exons ATGGATGAAATCTTCTGTTTGG GAGCACACTTCACCAGGCATCAACACAGCCATGCTACCTCCTGCCGACACTTTCACCTGGGCGCTCCCCAGGTGCCCATCTCAGCAGAGTTCCCTCTAGGACATACCAGCCAGCCACCTCAGACAGGCCTGGCCACCCACCTGCCCCCGGCACACCACCCATCCCTCACTGCCCTGCCTGCACCCCCTCAGTTCCAGGATGTGCCGGGGCCTCCATTCCTACCTCAGGCCTTACACCAGCAATACCTCAtccagcagcagcttcttgaaGCGCAGCACCGCAGGATTCTCCCACACTCAAG AAGAACCCAGGAGCGTATTCCCCTGAACCCTCACCGACTGCGCTCAGGCTATGAGTACTCTCCTGCCCTCCATGTTCCCCAGCCAatgacacagcagcagcagcagcggtacCTGGCCGAAGGCACAGACTG gGATCTCAGTGTTGATGCCGGCCTCCCTCACCACCAGTACCAGCTCCAGCAGCTTCCACAGCACTATCAGCATTACCTGGCCTCCCCTCGAATGCACCACTTCCCCAGGAACACATCCTCTGCACAAGTG GTTGTGCATGAAATCAGAAACTACCCGTACCCCCAGCTGCACCTGTTGGCACTGCAAAGTCTGAATCCTTCGAGGCACGCCACCGCTGTGCGAGAAAGTTATGAG GAGCTGTTGCAGTTGGAGGACCGGCTGGGGAGTGTCAGCAGAGGAGCTGTTCAGACAACCATAGAGAGATTCACCTTTCCACACAAATACAAGAAG AGAAAGCCCCTGCAGTTGAAGAttgcggaggaggaggaaacagaTGTGGATGAGAAGTGTACCATCTGTTTGTCCATGCTGGAGGATGGAGAGGACGTCAG GAGATTGCCCTGCATGCACCTCTTCCACCAGGGCTGTGTAGACCAATGGCTGGCCACCAGCAGGAAGTGTCCGATCTGTCGAGTTGACATTGAAACACAGCTGAACCCTGACAGCTGA